Proteins encoded together in one Catellatospora citrea window:
- a CDS encoding YciI family protein: MAKYLLLIFGDERVWAGRSPQDRLRNDAGHRAFAAAAGTAVLGGNELTEASVATTLRADPGGRITATDGPFLETKEALGGYYLVEAADLDEVVRLARLLPELADGHSGVEIRPVVEHG, from the coding sequence ATGGCCAAGTACCTGCTCCTGATCTTCGGCGACGAACGCGTGTGGGCCGGACGCTCCCCGCAGGACCGGTTGCGCAACGACGCAGGCCACCGGGCCTTCGCGGCCGCGGCCGGCACCGCGGTCCTCGGCGGGAACGAGTTGACCGAGGCGTCGGTGGCGACGACGCTGCGCGCCGACCCGGGCGGTCGGATCACCGCCACGGATGGTCCGTTCCTGGAGACGAAGGAAGCCCTCGGCGGGTACTACCTCGTCGAGGCCGCCGACCTGGACGAGGTGGTCAGGCTCGCCAGGCTCCTGCCGGAGCTCGCCGACGGACACAGCGGTGTCGAGATCCGCCCGGTCGTCGAACACGGATGA
- a CDS encoding sensor histidine kinase, with translation MSRGQLRIYLGAAPGVGKTYAMLEEAQRRRDRGTDVAVGFVETHGRQHTLEMIGDLELIDRRTIEYRGATFTEMDVDAILARRPEVVLVDELAHTNVPGCRNAKRWQDINELLDAGIHVLSTLNIQHLESLNDVVQTITGVPQRETVPDEVVRRAEQVELIDMTPEALRRRMAHGNVYRPEKIDAALGNYFRVGNLTALRELALLWLADKVDEQLDRYRADHRIDATWEARERVVVALTGGPEGDTLIRRAARIADRARGADLLAVHVSRNDGLAGADPALLAKQRILVESMGGTYHQVIGTDVPGALLDFARGVNATQLVLGASRRGRFAQIFSRGVGVTTTAESGAIDVHLVTHAEARRGRLAQPSATSALSTRRLLAGYALAVLGLPLLALVLYQFSDLNLGTDILLFLAAVVAVALVGGMWPAILAAIGGSALLNYFFVPPIRQWTIAERENLLALAVFVVVAIAVSATVDKAARRTREAAQAGAEAQTLATVAGSILRGDRPLTALLDRLQETFGLESVTLLEARDDAPHSPDRRQEMSMWRVVATVGGQPCFAPGEADTDVPVSENLTLVLRGRPLAAADRRILEAFASQAALALRQERLAEQAAAAQPLAEADRMRTALLAAVSHDLRTPLASAKAAVDSLASNEVDFDEADRTELLATAAESLNRLNRLVENLLDMSRLQAGVLGVSRRAMGLEEVVPHALDELGTAGREVRMRIPADLPAVRADPGLLERVLVNVIGNALRYSPPDRPPLVKASEHAGRVELRIVDHGPGIPEAEWDRVFLPFQRAGDRSNDTGVGLGLALARGLSEAMDGTLTPESTPGGGLTMVLSLPTAQAPDRVPEALPAGRTAS, from the coding sequence ATGTCGCGAGGCCAGCTGCGGATCTACCTCGGCGCCGCGCCCGGCGTCGGCAAGACGTACGCCATGCTCGAAGAGGCGCAGCGCCGCCGTGACCGCGGCACCGATGTCGCCGTCGGCTTCGTGGAGACCCACGGGCGCCAGCACACCCTGGAGATGATCGGCGACCTGGAGTTGATCGACCGGCGCACCATCGAGTACCGCGGCGCGACCTTCACCGAGATGGACGTCGACGCCATCCTCGCCCGCCGCCCCGAGGTCGTCCTGGTCGACGAGCTCGCGCACACCAACGTGCCCGGCTGCCGCAACGCCAAACGCTGGCAGGACATCAACGAGCTGCTCGACGCCGGCATCCACGTGCTGTCCACGCTGAACATCCAGCACCTGGAGTCGCTCAACGACGTGGTGCAGACCATCACGGGCGTGCCGCAGCGCGAGACGGTGCCCGACGAGGTCGTACGCCGCGCCGAGCAGGTCGAGCTGATCGACATGACGCCGGAGGCGCTACGCCGCCGCATGGCGCACGGCAACGTCTACCGCCCCGAGAAGATCGACGCCGCACTGGGCAACTACTTCCGCGTCGGCAACCTCACCGCCCTGCGCGAGCTGGCCCTGCTGTGGCTGGCCGACAAGGTGGACGAGCAACTGGACCGCTACCGCGCCGACCACAGGATCGACGCGACGTGGGAGGCGCGCGAGCGGGTCGTCGTCGCGCTCACCGGCGGACCCGAGGGCGACACCCTCATCCGCCGCGCCGCCCGCATCGCCGACCGCGCCCGCGGCGCGGACCTGCTCGCCGTGCACGTGTCCCGCAACGACGGCCTCGCCGGTGCCGACCCGGCGCTGCTGGCCAAGCAGCGCATCCTCGTCGAGAGCATGGGCGGCACCTACCACCAGGTCATCGGCACCGACGTGCCCGGTGCGCTGCTCGACTTCGCCCGCGGCGTCAACGCCACCCAGCTCGTGCTCGGCGCCAGCCGGCGGGGCAGGTTCGCGCAGATCTTCTCGCGCGGCGTCGGGGTCACCACCACCGCCGAGTCCGGCGCCATCGACGTGCACCTGGTCACCCACGCCGAGGCCCGTCGCGGCCGGCTCGCCCAGCCGTCGGCCACCAGCGCCCTGTCCACCCGCCGCCTGCTGGCCGGATACGCCCTGGCCGTGCTCGGGCTGCCCCTGCTGGCCCTGGTGCTGTATCAGTTCAGCGACCTCAACCTCGGCACCGACATCCTGCTGTTCCTCGCCGCCGTCGTCGCCGTGGCACTGGTCGGCGGCATGTGGCCGGCCATCCTCGCCGCCATCGGCGGATCGGCGCTGCTCAACTACTTCTTCGTCCCGCCGATACGGCAGTGGACCATCGCCGAACGGGAGAACCTGCTCGCCCTGGCCGTGTTCGTCGTCGTGGCGATCGCGGTGAGCGCCACCGTGGACAAGGCCGCCCGCCGCACCCGCGAAGCCGCCCAGGCCGGCGCGGAGGCGCAGACCCTGGCCACCGTCGCCGGCAGCATCCTGCGCGGCGACCGGCCGCTGACCGCGCTGCTGGACCGCTTGCAGGAGACGTTCGGCCTGGAGTCGGTCACCCTGCTGGAGGCGCGTGACGACGCCCCGCACAGCCCCGACCGCCGCCAGGAGATGTCGATGTGGAGGGTCGTGGCGACCGTCGGCGGGCAGCCGTGCTTCGCCCCCGGCGAGGCCGACACCGACGTGCCGGTCAGCGAGAACCTGACCCTCGTCCTGCGCGGCCGTCCGCTGGCCGCGGCGGACCGCCGCATCCTGGAGGCGTTCGCCTCCCAGGCCGCGCTCGCCCTGCGCCAGGAGCGCCTCGCCGAGCAGGCCGCCGCCGCCCAGCCACTGGCCGAAGCCGACCGTATGCGCACCGCGCTGCTCGCCGCCGTCAGCCACGACCTGCGTACCCCGCTGGCCTCGGCGAAAGCCGCGGTCGACAGCCTGGCCAGCAACGAAGTCGACTTCGACGAAGCCGACCGCACCGAACTGCTGGCCACCGCCGCCGAATCCCTGAACCGGCTCAACCGGCTCGTCGAGAACCTGCTCGACATGAGCCGCCTGCAGGCCGGAGTCCTGGGCGTGTCCCGGCGCGCCATGGGCTTGGAAGAGGTCGTGCCGCACGCGCTGGACGAACTCGGCACCGCCGGCCGGGAGGTGCGCATGCGCATTCCCGCCGACCTGCCCGCCGTGCGCGCCGACCCCGGGCTCCTGGAACGGGTCCTGGTCAACGTCATCGGCAACGCGCTGCGCTACAGCCCGCCCGACCGGCCGCCCCTGGTCAAGGCCAGCGAGCACGCCGGTCGCGTCGAACTGCGCATCGTCGACCACGGCCCAGGCATCCCCGAAGCGGAATGGGACCGGGTGTTCCTGCCGTTCCAGCGCGCGGGCGACCGCAGCAACGACACCGGCGTCGGCCTCGGCCTGGCCCTGGCCCGCGGCCTGAGCGAAGCCATGGACGGCACCCTGACCCCGGAGTCGACGCCAGGCGGCGGCCTGACCATGGTCCTGTCGCTGCCCACGGCGCAGGCTCCCGACCGCGTTCCGGAGGCTCTGCCTGCTGGAAGGACGGCATCGTGA
- a CDS encoding RNA polymerase sigma factor produces the protein MSDAVVAAVAQAHRREWAQVLAATAYLTRDLDLAEECAQEAYAQALRTWPQTGVPDRPGAWLTTTARNRAVDAMRRDALLRRTLPLLVSDDAAPGPEDGLLDDDRLRLVFTCCHPTLSRDAQVALTLRLICGLSTAEVARAFLTQEATMAARITRAKKKIAAARIPYRVPTPDQLAERVDAVLEVVHLIFTTGHTAPNGPDLVRRDLVDAAINLARMLHLLMPTDGSTGALLALLLLTDARRDTRVDAAGRLQLLAEQDRSRWDTRQISEGVALVTDALRRRPPTRYAVEAAIAAVHAEAPSWEDTDWSEIVGLYDVLLELWPSPVVALNRAVAVSYRDGPLAGLDLMESLLAEPALAPYSYLSAARADLLRRLARWVEAAAAYAEALALTDNDIEREFLVRRLDEVRSHLMRG, from the coding sequence ATGAGCGATGCTGTCGTCGCGGCGGTGGCGCAGGCACACCGCCGCGAGTGGGCCCAGGTGCTCGCCGCCACGGCATACCTGACCCGCGATCTCGACCTCGCGGAGGAGTGTGCCCAGGAGGCATACGCGCAGGCGCTGCGGACCTGGCCGCAGACCGGTGTGCCGGACCGGCCGGGCGCCTGGCTCACCACCACGGCACGCAACCGGGCGGTGGACGCCATGCGCCGGGACGCGCTGCTGCGCCGGACGCTGCCGCTGTTGGTGTCCGACGACGCGGCGCCGGGACCGGAGGACGGCCTGCTCGACGATGACCGCCTGCGGCTCGTCTTCACCTGCTGCCACCCGACGCTGTCCCGCGACGCGCAGGTCGCCCTGACGCTGCGGCTGATCTGCGGCCTCTCGACGGCTGAGGTGGCCCGCGCGTTCCTGACCCAGGAAGCGACGATGGCCGCGCGGATCACGCGGGCCAAGAAGAAGATCGCCGCCGCCCGGATTCCCTACCGCGTGCCCACGCCGGACCAACTCGCCGAACGGGTCGACGCCGTCCTTGAGGTGGTCCACCTGATCTTCACGACCGGTCACACGGCCCCGAACGGCCCGGACCTCGTCCGCCGCGACCTCGTCGACGCGGCGATCAACCTGGCCCGCATGCTGCACCTGCTCATGCCCACCGACGGCTCGACCGGCGCACTGCTCGCGCTCCTCCTGCTCACCGACGCCCGCCGGGACACGCGCGTCGACGCCGCCGGACGCCTGCAACTCCTGGCGGAGCAGGACCGTAGCCGGTGGGACACCAGGCAGATCAGCGAGGGCGTGGCGTTGGTGACCGACGCCCTGCGGCGACGGCCACCGACGCGGTACGCCGTGGAGGCCGCGATCGCCGCCGTCCACGCCGAGGCCCCCAGCTGGGAGGACACCGACTGGTCGGAGATCGTCGGCCTGTACGACGTGCTTCTGGAACTCTGGCCCTCGCCCGTGGTGGCACTGAACCGGGCCGTAGCCGTGAGCTATCGCGACGGCCCACTCGCCGGGCTCGACCTGATGGAGTCCCTGCTCGCCGAGCCCGCCCTGGCTCCGTACAGCTACCTGAGCGCCGCTCGGGCCGACCTTCTGCGCCGACTGGCCCGATGGGTGGAGGCGGCCGCGGCCTATGCGGAGGCGCTGGCGCTGACGGACAACGACATCGAGCGCGAGTTCCTGGTGCGGCGGCTCGACGAGGTGCGCAGTCACCTCATGCGCGGCTGA
- a CDS encoding SDR family NAD(P)-dependent oxidoreductase: MSHTDTPVVLITGATSGIGFETALRLSQLGTAVIIHGPHELPVRQALTRLQHRGADVRYLDGAVADFARLGEVVALAEHVHARHRRLDVLVNNAAMAAPAARCRSTDGNELTLQVNYLAHYLLSRLLRERLRAADGRVISVSSATHRATDLDWTDPQRQLAYRPQVAYAQSKLALTMFSRALAQREPQLTAISVDPGSTDTALLPSYGGIGQPATAGADAVLQLCSARIRVRTGAFYTGLQIGVPNPLVHDDKALDRLWRLSTALVGLDRAIAARAA, from the coding sequence ATGAGCCACACCGACACACCCGTCGTCCTCATCACCGGCGCTACCAGCGGCATCGGATTCGAGACCGCGCTGCGGCTGAGCCAGCTCGGCACCGCTGTGATCATTCACGGCCCGCACGAGCTGCCGGTGCGGCAGGCGTTGACCCGGCTGCAGCACCGCGGGGCCGACGTGCGTTACCTCGACGGCGCGGTGGCCGACTTCGCCCGCCTGGGCGAGGTGGTCGCCCTGGCCGAACACGTCCACGCCCGGCACCGCCGCCTCGACGTGCTGGTCAACAACGCGGCCATGGCGGCGCCGGCCGCGCGGTGCCGGAGCACGGACGGCAACGAGCTGACGCTGCAGGTCAACTACCTGGCGCACTACCTGCTGAGCCGGCTGCTGCGCGAGCGGCTGCGGGCCGCCGACGGCCGGGTGATCTCGGTGTCGTCGGCGACGCACCGCGCCACCGACCTCGACTGGACCGACCCGCAACGGCAGCTCGCCTACCGCCCCCAGGTCGCCTACGCGCAGTCGAAACTGGCCCTGACGATGTTCTCCCGCGCGCTGGCCCAGCGGGAACCGCAGCTCACCGCGATCAGCGTGGACCCCGGCAGCACCGACACCGCCTTGCTGCCGTCGTACGGCGGCATCGGGCAACCGGCCACGGCCGGCGCCGATGCGGTGCTGCAGCTGTGCTCGGCGCGGATCCGCGTGCGCACCGGGGCCTTCTACACCGGGTTGCAGATCGGCGTCCCGAACCCGCTGGTCCATGACGACAAGGCCCTCGACCGGCTGTGGCGGCTCAGCACGGCCCTGGTCGGCCTGGACCGGGCCATCGCGGCGAGGGCGGCATGA
- a CDS encoding M23 family metallopeptidase, translated as MSVPSRRRYAGILATAMAGAGVVAFGAGATIDDAKDDPNTLAALVPGEETDRTASGERANRDHRQMSTSINQAPDAWVLPLRNYNLTSRFGMRWGRLHQGLDLAGLPEGTPYAAVRAGTVVQAGWNGGYGNSVIIDHGDGVQTLYGHSSKVLVKTGQPVNAGDVIALLGNTGYSFGTHLHLEVHVDGVAQNPLTWFKKKGVDYELEIEAVYGG; from the coding sequence GTGTCGGTCCCCTCTCGCCGCCGCTACGCCGGAATCCTGGCAACCGCCATGGCGGGCGCGGGCGTCGTCGCCTTCGGCGCCGGAGCGACCATCGACGACGCCAAGGACGATCCGAACACCCTCGCTGCCCTGGTGCCCGGAGAGGAGACCGACCGCACCGCGTCAGGCGAGCGCGCCAATCGTGACCACCGGCAGATGAGCACCTCGATCAACCAGGCCCCGGACGCGTGGGTGCTGCCGCTGCGCAACTACAACCTGACCTCCCGGTTCGGGATGCGCTGGGGCAGGCTGCATCAGGGCCTGGACCTGGCCGGGCTGCCCGAGGGCACGCCGTACGCGGCGGTGCGCGCCGGCACGGTGGTGCAGGCCGGCTGGAACGGCGGCTACGGCAACTCGGTCATCATCGACCACGGCGACGGAGTGCAGACCCTGTACGGCCACTCCAGCAAGGTCCTGGTCAAGACCGGACAACCGGTCAACGCCGGCGACGTGATCGCGCTGCTGGGCAACACCGGCTACTCCTTCGGCACCCACCTGCACCTGGAGGTGCACGTCGACGGCGTCGCGCAGAACCCGTTGACCTGGTTCAAGAAGAAGGGCGTCGACTACGAACTGGAGATCGAGGCGGTCTACGGCGGCTGA
- a CDS encoding PHP domain-containing protein, with amino-acid sequence MSRRSLLACAAAAGLTPLAAGAAAPRRALRWTAGDHHVHTKYSGSPDAPYRIEQHVDKAAAYGLGWLVVTDHPGPVHQRHGLDRSLADLRRARAANPGMHLFQGIEWRVPAGEHATVFTPPGPHEASLLADFEARFDTGFHDIGSGAAGQAEALRALSWLAAQVRAGLAPMALCVLNHPSRAGTYGPAELRALRDAGPIVIGMEGAPGGQANAIPADRGGVGGDRGGYGRGPFRTSYPGYPDEAYRTYGGFDWMTATVGGMWDAMLAEGRPWWITASSDAHKVYGERWRSGGAPGADGIYPDPVPDPSPGPAGGFWPGQYSRTHVGVTDSGALAVMRALRDGRVWVDHGHLVDAVEVAAGPAGATFGEVATAVRGDGVDVDIAVTLASRDNANGDRPRLRRVDLIAGPVTGPTEPDRRTAPQTRVVASFDVGDRSGTVALRHRFGDVRQPFYLRLRGTDGNVSARDSIEPRQDPTGDADPWRDLWFYTNPVFVDVA; translated from the coding sequence ATGTCCCGCCGGTCGCTGCTGGCGTGCGCCGCCGCGGCGGGCCTGACCCCATTGGCGGCGGGCGCGGCGGCTCCGCGACGGGCACTGCGGTGGACCGCCGGTGACCACCATGTGCACACCAAGTACAGCGGCAGCCCCGACGCCCCGTACCGCATCGAGCAGCACGTCGACAAAGCGGCCGCGTACGGGCTCGGCTGGCTGGTCGTCACCGACCACCCGGGCCCGGTGCACCAGCGCCACGGCCTGGACCGGTCCCTGGCGGACCTGCGCCGTGCCCGTGCCGCCAACCCCGGCATGCACCTGTTCCAGGGCATCGAGTGGCGCGTGCCGGCAGGCGAACACGCCACCGTCTTCACCCCACCCGGCCCGCACGAGGCGAGCCTGCTCGCCGACTTCGAAGCCCGCTTCGACACCGGCTTCCATGACATCGGCTCCGGCGCGGCCGGGCAGGCCGAAGCCCTCCGCGCGCTGAGCTGGCTCGCCGCTCAGGTCCGTGCCGGCCTGGCGCCGATGGCGTTGTGCGTCCTCAACCATCCCAGCCGCGCCGGCACCTACGGACCTGCGGAACTGCGGGCCCTGCGCGACGCGGGCCCCATCGTCATCGGCATGGAAGGGGCTCCCGGTGGTCAGGCCAACGCCATTCCCGCCGACCGTGGGGGAGTGGGCGGCGACCGCGGCGGATACGGACGGGGGCCGTTCCGCACCTCCTACCCCGGCTACCCGGACGAGGCCTACCGCACCTACGGCGGGTTCGACTGGATGACCGCCACCGTCGGCGGGATGTGGGACGCGATGCTCGCCGAGGGACGCCCGTGGTGGATCACCGCCAGCTCGGACGCGCACAAGGTCTACGGCGAGCGCTGGCGCAGCGGCGGAGCACCCGGTGCCGACGGGATCTACCCTGACCCGGTGCCCGACCCGTCTCCGGGCCCGGCGGGCGGGTTCTGGCCCGGCCAGTACAGCCGCACCCACGTCGGGGTCACCGACAGCGGCGCGCTCGCGGTGATGCGGGCGCTGCGCGACGGCCGCGTCTGGGTCGACCACGGCCACCTCGTCGACGCCGTCGAGGTGGCGGCAGGCCCGGCGGGAGCGACCTTCGGCGAGGTGGCCACCGCCGTCCGCGGTGACGGCGTCGATGTGGACATCGCGGTCACGCTCGCCTCGCGTGACAACGCCAACGGCGACCGACCTCGGCTGCGCCGCGTCGACCTCATCGCGGGTCCGGTCACCGGGCCGACCGAGCCGGACCGGCGCACCGCGCCGCAGACGCGGGTCGTCGCCTCGTTCGACGTCGGCGACCGCAGCGGCACGGTGGCGTTGCGGCACCGCTTCGGCGACGTCCGGCAGCCGTTCTACCTCAGGCTGCGCGGCACGGACGGCAATGTCAGCGCGCGCGACTCGATCGAGCCCCGGCAAGATCCGACAGGGGACGCCGACCCGTGGCGCGACCTGTGGTTCTACACCAACCCCGTGTTCGTAGACGTGGCCTGA
- a CDS encoding YnfA family protein has protein sequence MTIARSVVLFVLAALLEIGGAWLVWQGWREHRGLWWIAAGVIALGAYGFVATFQPDANFGRILAAYGGVFVAGSLAWGMVVDKFRPDRYDVIGAVICLVGVAVIMYAPRAAG, from the coding sequence ATGACGATCGCCCGCTCTGTCGTCCTGTTCGTCCTGGCCGCGCTGCTGGAGATCGGCGGGGCGTGGCTGGTGTGGCAGGGCTGGCGCGAGCACCGCGGCCTGTGGTGGATCGCCGCAGGCGTCATCGCCCTGGGCGCGTACGGGTTCGTGGCGACGTTCCAGCCCGATGCGAACTTCGGCCGGATCCTTGCCGCCTATGGCGGAGTCTTCGTCGCCGGGTCGCTGGCCTGGGGCATGGTCGTCGACAAGTTCCGGCCGGACCGCTACGACGTGATCGGCGCGGTGATCTGCCTGGTCGGCGTCGCGGTCATCATGTACGCCCCGCGTGCCGCCGGTTGA
- a CDS encoding heavy metal translocating P-type ATPase: protein MPRRRDGLLLMGAECCGGEQPTVPAVLPTDEPAGRWWQVRELQLAAVAAVLLAVGWGLGRAGQVTASGTVTLLSALVGAYTFVPGAVRNLLKGRIGVGTLMTIAAVGAVALGQFTEAAMLGVLFSIAEGLEEFAITRTRRGLRALLDLVPRTATVLRDGRELSLPPEQLQVGDLMVLRPGERAATDGVLRNGRTVLDLSAITGESMPVEAGPGTTVHAGAINGGGAIEVEVIALAADSSLARIVHIVEQAQERKGTGQRLADRIAKPLVPGIMVLAAVIAVAGSLLDDPRTWLERALIVLVAASPCALAISVPLTVVAAIGAASRSGALVKGGLAVERLGRVRMVALDKTGTLTANRPRVIEVLTTSGAGREQVLQVAAALEARSEHPLAAAILAQAPAIAAAADVEAVVGAGLTGIVDGRTVRLGRPGFVDPGLLNSEVVRLQEAGCTVVVVEDGTTIGAIAVRDELRPEAAQAVASLRRLGMNVAMLTGDNERAARALAAQAGIDQVHADLRPQDKAALITRLRPGTGGVAMVGDGINDAPALATADVGVAMGAMGTDVAIETADVALLGEDLRHLPQLLGQARSARRIMLQNVGLSMAIIGVLIPLAAFGVLGLATVVFVHELAEVIVIGNAVRAAKPTTLPPGGMGTVSPATPGTTTLTVTAKRA from the coding sequence GTGCCCCGACGCCGAGACGGGCTGCTGCTGATGGGCGCCGAATGCTGCGGCGGCGAGCAGCCGACCGTGCCCGCGGTGCTGCCGACCGACGAACCGGCGGGACGCTGGTGGCAGGTCCGCGAACTGCAGCTGGCCGCCGTGGCGGCGGTGCTGCTCGCGGTCGGATGGGGGTTGGGCCGAGCCGGCCAGGTCACCGCCTCCGGCACGGTGACGCTGCTGTCCGCGCTGGTCGGCGCTTACACGTTCGTGCCAGGAGCGGTACGCAACCTGCTCAAGGGCCGTATCGGCGTCGGCACGCTGATGACGATCGCGGCCGTCGGCGCGGTCGCGCTGGGGCAGTTCACCGAGGCGGCGATGCTCGGGGTGCTGTTCTCGATCGCGGAAGGGCTCGAGGAGTTCGCGATCACCCGCACCCGCCGGGGGCTGCGGGCGCTGCTGGACCTGGTCCCGCGCACCGCCACCGTGCTGCGCGACGGCCGGGAGCTGTCGCTGCCTCCCGAGCAGCTGCAGGTCGGTGACCTGATGGTGCTGCGTCCCGGGGAACGCGCCGCCACCGACGGCGTGCTGCGCAACGGACGTACCGTGCTGGACCTGTCGGCGATCACCGGAGAGTCGATGCCGGTCGAGGCCGGACCGGGCACGACCGTGCACGCCGGAGCCATCAACGGCGGCGGTGCGATCGAGGTCGAGGTCATCGCACTGGCCGCCGACAGCTCCCTGGCCCGCATCGTGCACATCGTGGAGCAGGCCCAGGAACGCAAGGGCACCGGCCAGCGCCTGGCCGACCGGATCGCCAAGCCGCTCGTTCCGGGGATCATGGTGCTCGCGGCGGTCATCGCCGTGGCGGGGTCACTGCTGGACGACCCGCGTACCTGGCTGGAACGGGCGTTGATCGTCCTGGTCGCGGCGTCGCCGTGCGCGCTGGCGATCTCGGTCCCGCTGACCGTCGTCGCGGCGATCGGTGCGGCCAGCCGCTCCGGTGCCCTGGTCAAGGGCGGTCTGGCCGTCGAACGGCTCGGCCGTGTCCGCATGGTCGCGTTGGACAAGACCGGCACCCTGACCGCCAACCGGCCCCGTGTCATCGAAGTCCTCACCACCTCAGGTGCCGGCCGCGAGCAGGTGTTGCAAGTCGCCGCGGCGCTGGAGGCGCGCAGCGAACATCCCCTGGCCGCGGCGATCCTGGCGCAGGCACCCGCGATAGCCGCAGCCGCCGATGTGGAGGCGGTCGTCGGTGCGGGCCTGACCGGCATCGTCGACGGCCGCACCGTACGGCTGGGTCGGCCCGGATTCGTCGACCCCGGCCTGCTGAACAGCGAGGTCGTACGGCTGCAGGAAGCGGGATGCACGGTCGTCGTCGTCGAGGACGGCACGACGATCGGCGCGATCGCGGTACGTGACGAGCTGCGCCCGGAAGCGGCGCAGGCCGTGGCGTCGCTGCGCCGACTGGGCATGAACGTGGCCATGCTCACCGGCGACAACGAGCGCGCCGCCCGAGCCCTGGCCGCCCAGGCCGGAATCGACCAGGTGCACGCCGACCTGCGCCCGCAGGACAAGGCCGCCCTGATCACCCGGCTGCGTCCGGGCACGGGCGGGGTGGCGATGGTCGGCGACGGCATCAACGACGCACCCGCGCTGGCCACGGCGGACGTGGGCGTCGCCATGGGCGCGATGGGCACCGACGTGGCCATCGAGACCGCCGACGTCGCCCTCCTGGGCGAAGACCTGCGGCACCTGCCGCAACTGCTCGGCCAGGCCCGCTCCGCCCGCCGCATCATGCTGCAGAACGTCGGCCTGTCCATGGCGATCATCGGGGTGCTGATCCCGCTCGCGGCGTTCGGCGTGCTGGGGCTGGCCACGGTCGTGTTCGTCCACGAACTCGCCGAGGTGATCGTGATCGGCAACGCGGTACGGGCCGCGAAGCCGACCACCTTGCCGCCGGGCGGCATGGGCACGGTGTCTCCGGCGACGCCAGGCACCACCACCCTGACCGTCACCGCCAAGCGAGCCTGA
- a CDS encoding diaminopimelate decarboxylase family protein: protein MTLADVIPSLRSSLPPRGLDRELWPLTTEHGRGGISVGGVPLMEIEQEYGTPAYVLDEADVRERCAAYCAAFGPAQVVYAAKALLSRGLLRWIDEAGMGLAVYSTGQWQLALAAGFPAERVVVHGDVDARGAGRVVIESAADIARLTCTRRPQRQKVMLRLLPAQLGFAKAGLPACPSQDRFGVPTDGAELAELVEEITSNPLLDLVGLDVYLGSQLAQFGGYEHAITQLVAACADLRRSHGVHIEEINLGGGFAVAHTGQETTLPVDPFAARMRRVLALACDRASVQPPRLSVTPGRAIVARAGVALYRVLAVRHEQGHQLVAVDGGLSDNPRPALYGARYTAVLVGRPSTAATVPTTVVGRHDEAGDVLVRDEPLPDDLRPGDLIAVPGCGAYHFPLASNYDLVGRPPLIAVRDGQARVLVRRETLDDVLRRDEA from the coding sequence ATGACCCTCGCCGACGTCATCCCGTCACTGCGCTCCTCCCTGCCGCCCCGCGGGCTCGACCGGGAGCTGTGGCCGCTGACCACCGAACACGGTCGCGGCGGCATCAGCGTCGGCGGCGTGCCGCTGATGGAGATCGAGCAGGAGTACGGCACGCCCGCCTACGTCCTGGACGAGGCCGATGTCCGGGAACGCTGCGCGGCCTACTGCGCGGCCTTCGGTCCCGCACAGGTCGTCTACGCCGCGAAGGCCTTGCTCAGCCGGGGCCTGCTGCGGTGGATCGACGAGGCCGGCATGGGCCTGGCCGTGTACTCCACCGGCCAGTGGCAACTGGCCCTGGCCGCGGGCTTCCCCGCGGAGCGCGTGGTCGTGCACGGTGACGTCGACGCCCGCGGCGCGGGCCGGGTCGTCATCGAGTCCGCCGCCGACATCGCCCGCCTGACGTGCACCCGGCGGCCGCAGCGGCAGAAGGTCATGCTGCGGCTGCTGCCCGCCCAGCTCGGCTTCGCCAAGGCCGGGCTGCCCGCCTGCCCCAGCCAGGACCGGTTCGGCGTGCCGACCGACGGCGCGGAACTGGCCGAACTCGTCGAGGAGATCACCTCGAACCCGCTGCTGGACCTCGTCGGCCTCGACGTCTACCTCGGTTCGCAGCTGGCCCAGTTCGGCGGCTACGAACACGCCATCACCCAGCTCGTGGCCGCCTGCGCGGACCTGCGCCGCAGCCACGGCGTGCACATCGAGGAGATCAACCTCGGCGGCGGGTTCGCCGTGGCGCACACCGGTCAGGAGACCACGCTGCCCGTCGACCCGTTCGCCGCCCGGATGCGCCGGGTTCTCGCCCTCGCCTGCGACCGGGCGTCGGTGCAGCCGCCGCGGCTGTCGGTCACCCCCGGACGGGCCATCGTCGCCCGCGCCGGTGTGGCGCTCTACCGCGTGCTGGCCGTCCGCCATGAGCAGGGCCACCAGCTGGTCGCGGTCGACGGCGGACTGAGCGACAACCCCCGCCCGGCCCTGTACGGCGCCCGTTACACCGCGGTCCTGGTCGGCCGGCCCAGCACGGCGGCGACCGTGCCGACTACCGTGGTCGGCCGCCACGACGAAGCCGGTGACGTGCTCGTGCGCGACGAGCCGCTGCCCGACGACCTGCGGCCCGGCGACCTGATCGCGGTGCCGGGCTGCGGGGCCTACCACTTCCCGCTCGCGTCCAACTACGACCTGGTCGGCCGGCCGCCGCTGATCGCGGTCCGCGACGGGCAGGCGCGGGTGCTGGTACGCCGGGAGACCCTCGACGACGTCCTGCGACGCGACGAGGCGTGA